In Fusarium fujikuroi IMI 58289 draft genome, chromosome FFUJ_chr02, the genomic stretch CTCCACGTCGTCGGCCATGTATGTCGCCATTTTGCTTGTGTCCTTCGCAATTTCTTGAATCCGGCTCCAGAAATTGATTCCTGTCAATGACACCGCAAAAACAAAGAatgtgttgaagaaggtgaagaagtagttcttggagatgacaGAGAGTTCGACATCACCCTGTGAAATCATTCCTTGGTGGTTAGAGAGGAAATCGTATAGATACGGAACGGCAACGTTAAGAAGCGATACAACTAAAGCAGGCAAACCGTTTTGGACAAACGAGAAGATAACGCCGTGCTGTCGCAGCCATTCTGCAAATGCTGGGAAGTGAGTGCGGATCGTGCAGTAGCTCAAAAGTGTCGAGATGCCAATCGTGGGGAATATGAATGCGAGTGTGAGAGCCGTAATGAACAATGTCACAGCCCAAGATTTGAGACGGCGAATACCGCGGGGAGCGTATGTATTCCTCCAGACGAGATCTGAAGGAGCTGGTGTCAACTTGGTCAGGAGCCGGCCTGGCCTGGGGTCAATTCGGGCCTGGATAGCCATTTGGCATGAAGCCACAGAGTCCATAGTAACAATGGCCATGTCTGTGGGCGCGTATGACTTCTTGCGCGCCTCTGTGACTTGTGCATCCAGCCTTCGAAGTCGTTCCTCGTAGTAATCAATAGCGTCAACGTTGCGAGACCGCAGACCTAGGGTTCCATAGCGTATGTTAACTTTGGGTCGGCCCTCATCGTCAGAACTCCATGGCTCCTGTTGAGCGTCCAAGAGGCGTCCGTTCTCTCCAGCTtggtcgtcatcttcttggtctccttggtCTCGAGGCACTCCATTACCATCTCTCCTTTGGGGCCTACTGATTTTTTGTTTGTGGCGCTGGTGCTTGAGAAAGGTAGCCCATGCAGCTTCCAGGCGTCGCAAAGTCGCATCCCTCAAATCAACAAGGTCGTCAAGCTTCTTCCAGTCTCGACAAAGCAAAACCTTCTCAACTTTTCCAATGCCCAATTTTTCAATAAGTTCCTTGATATTATCTTCTGATCTCAGATCCTCAGGAATACCTGTAAGTCGGAACGTCCTATCTGTTACGGTGGACTGTGATCCAAGATAGTCTTGGCGGAATTTGATGACGCGAAATgtctcgaggttgagataGTAAATCGTCAAGCCAACAAAGAAGTATGTGAAAACGACATAAGCCCAAAGCCAGGACCTCTCGAAGCTTTTGTCCGTTTTATCCTTGTGCTTCAGTATGTCGAGGAAGCTGGCATCTGAGAACACCTGTTGATCTGTTCCAAACAATGAAACCGGGTTAACTGATGTATCGTCACCATCATGGCCCTTGTCGTCTTTGACATCCGAAAACGCGCGATTGATTGGCAACAGGATGACCGTCGCAAAGATTGCCATGATGCTAAAGAGTCGGATGGCCATTTTGAAGAAGCTAAGAAACTATGACCCGTTAATGATATATACACGCCTCTCGGGGTTTGTGTCGTACCACAAAAGCATCGAGTCCGGCGGAGGCCAGGACCTGTTCTTCGGTGATTTTAAAAAGTGTCGGGATCCAGCCAAACATGGAATTTGGAAGGGCAGGCAGACCAAGTTGGTGATCGAGGCGCCGTTTTCGCGCAGCGTAAAGGGCGGGCCATCGTGGGCGTAGGATCTTTAATGAGTCAGCTCTGGACCTTATAGCGTTGTAAGATTAATAGGGGGCCGTGAAGCATCTTCCAGCCATGCCAAGGACAGACATACacagaagaccaagaaggcagAAACGCCAATCACCAAGGACAGTACGAGCTGAACCTCGAGACTCTTGCCGGTGTCAGGGGCGATGACCTTCCGACTCTCCTTCCAGCATGAATCGGGTTCGTTCTTCATCGCGAGGGACGATGATTAATACTCACAGCGATAAATGCTGAGAGTTGTTGTGTGAGACGCAAATGCAAGGCTGAAACTATTCAGGTTCAAGTTGTGGCGCCTGACGAGTTGGAACCGATGACGTACGGAGACGGTGAAGGGAGACCCACAGGAGCTTTGGTTGGCGAGTCATGTGTCGACACAAACACCTACCCTGTACCATGAAGAAGTCGTATAAGTCATTTACCTGACTTCCATGAACCACATTTCAGATGTTCAAGATAAGGTAGTGTTGATTTACCACAGTGCAATATCTACTTTAAGTGCAGATCTCTCTGCTCTAGCTCCGATATTTCCTTCGTGATCATCAAGTAAGGACCTTGGTATACCTAAGTCACAAAGAGCCGAGTCTGTTATATCGTAATTGAGGCTATGCATGAACTCCGTCTATTTCCTCCAAATCTGCATTTGCGGTCCATTCTTGAAAGAAAGAACGTTCCCATCCTTTCAGAATGGATAGTCCAACACCTGATTTCTGAGATATATTGAGTAAGGCATCGCGATGGGGTTGAGCTGTAGGACCCCAGAAGAAAACCCATGCGCGCTGTCGGAGTAGGGTAAGATTCTCTTGTGTATAATTGCGAGGCGTGCCATGACGAAGTACGATGTCCATCCACAATTCTGGAACCAACCCCCTTTTCCTGTCAAAATTTCCCGAAATGGTTTCTTTATGGGCGCGATCATAGCCACAACCGAACCTGGCATCTCTGAGAAGAGACAATGCAGGTTCAATCGaaggcttcttgaccttgctgCTTTTGTCTCTCATCCAAGAGGCTCATGATTGGCTGATGACCATAGTTCGGTAGTTTTGCTGCGGCCGTGGCGCACACGGACTTATCGTTTGTGAGTGCTTCTACCCATCGGGTCGTCTCGCAGACGATGTTGCTGGAGCGTCCAAGTCCTGGAGGTGGCGGATCCGGCACCTCAGCTCCAGACCACTCAGAAAAGAAGGCTGTATATAGAGTTTGTATATAGGTATGAACACACCTGATGGCTTCGTCCTCCCATGGTAGAAACTTATGGCCTCCTCGTCGACTCAGTTCGGCTGGAGGCCTATAGCTACGATCAATAACCGCGACGTAAAGACGAACCTTGCTCATCAACTCGTGTCTTAGGAAAGCCCAGAAAAGAAGTTTCCGTCCAGGTTTGTCGAGAATATCCAGGTCAACCCCCCCCTCGAGCCCTTGGCGCTCGTTGTAAGTCAAGCCTGAGTCCACCACAGCAAGACCTCGATATGCTCGTGGGAGGAAATCAGAGGTCGCCTTGTCCAAGTAGTCTTTGATGAGAGACAGTAAAAGTTGGTAAATTTTGTATATACCGTCAACAGTAGACTGATCTTCTAGGGCCAAGAGAGTATCCGCCAATTCCTGTGTCGCCCATCTGTCCATCATTATGTAaatgtccttcttgagacAAGCTTGATCGTGCTTactcaagatgatgagattttGGAGTTTCAGAATGGCCAtggcatcttgaagcatCTCCTTATCGAAATCAGCTTTAATCTGATCTTGCATGGCTTTGCTGTCGGCAGTAGTGGATTCTGTTTGTAGCAGAACCTTCTCAGTTGCGTTGTGTTTGATGTGGGTTTCAATGCCCGCTGAACGAATAGAGGAGAGAAGTCTAGGATTAATAGTTGAGCCAACGGGCGCGAAAGGGCCAAAGAGTTCGACAGGAGGAGTGGGATTCGTGCTCGAAGACTCTGGGTCATCGAGATTTGAGTCCTCATCAACATAACATTTGGGGCGGCTATCTTCCGAGTCGATATCCGTCTCAGTATGGTGGACGATCCTTGCACCGAAAATGTCCTCCTGTGTAATCGACGAATCGTCATAACTGCAGAAAGCGTCATCAAAGAAGGATTGTGGGTTCGCGTGGCGAAGGCTAGATTGATATTCTTCATGGACATTAGCATCCGGGTTGACGTAGCCATCGAGACCGGCATAGAATTCCTGAGCGCCAAGACACTTCCCATTAGTAGGAGTGAATATAGGGTTAGGGGGAGCCATTTCATCCGTTCTGTATATAGACCGTTGAAGCAAAGGATCTTTGATTGATTGGTATAATCGattgttgtttctttgtgCCAGCTATTGACTGAAATTCATGAAGCaaggatatatatatacgAGAGAATCCGGAGAGAAAAGGTAAAGTCCATTATATATTAGTCTAGATACTTACTTTGGGTTTATAACCTAGGATATTCATATGTTCAAAGTGAAAGTTTCTGGCAACAGATATGAGCTCAAAGTGTAAGAGaataaataattttagtaCCCATTTGATTCTATCGGTACCTGAAGCTTATGGTTATTAGCCACTTTGAAA encodes the following:
- a CDS encoding hyp1-like protein translates to MKNEPDSCWKESRKVIAPDTGKSLEVQLVLSLVIGVSAFLVFCILRPRWPALYAARKRRLDHQLGLPALPNSMFGWIPTLFKITEEQVLASAGLDAFVFLSFFKMAIRLFSIMAIFATVILLPINRAFSDVKDDKGHDGDDTSVNPVSLFGTDQQVFSDASFLDILKHKDKTDKSFERSWLWAYVVFTYFFVGLTIYYLNLETFRVIKFRQDYLGSQSTVTDRTFRLTGIPEDLRSEDNIKELIEKLGIGKVEKVLLCRDWKKLDDLVDLRDATLRRLEAAWATFLKHQRHKQKISRPQRRDGNGVPRDQGDQEDDDQAGENGRLLDAQQEPWSSDDEGRPKVNIRYGTLGLRSRNVDAIDYYEERLRRLDAQVTEARKKSYAPTDMAIVTMDSVASCQMAIQARIDPRPGRLLTKLTPAPSDLVWRNTYAPRGIRRLKSWAVTLFITALTLAFIFPTIGISTLLSYCTIRTHFPAFAEWLRQHGVIFSFVQNGLPALVVSLLNVAVPYLYDFLSNHQGMISQGDVELSVISKNYFFTFFNTFFVFAVSLTGINFWSRIQEIAKDTSKMATYMADDVEALSIFYICFILLQGIGLMPFRILEAGSVFLHPFLRWLSKTPRDALELKKPPVFQYGFFLPTSLLVFNLCLIYSVLYWGYAILVVGTVYFCLGYFAFKYMVLYAMDQPQHATGGAWRIISYRIIVGLLVLEIVMVGRIVTYQAFIQSVCILPLLPLTTWYSYYIKQRFEPLTKYIALRAVRADEDPDDAAALDDAFENEDHPRPSQAILRRGSTLDEYKEKGLQFVNPSLVAPLPQPWIYDEPPPPIPTDDTQSTEETERPVLQGVDSTLGIGDENVWRDNGGNNV